Proteins co-encoded in one Synechococcus elongatus PCC 6301 genomic window:
- a CDS encoding pilus assembly FimT family protein: MERLAMSRLKLVLEQRLLYAHLRRAVRSQGFTITEILVVLIVAGILAAIAGPSVAGFLGQQELDQATSEVQSAILEMQREAQRLNRTCTLKATDLVAGGINRDTTAAPTGNCLLRSRSFARNQITVAQNLSSNVLAYPSGNVYWTGNATQEIRLSSTLTPVQRCVVLARPLGLVRTGTVQSGSCRTSS; this comes from the coding sequence ATGGAAAGGTTAGCAATGTCACGATTAAAACTCGTCTTAGAGCAGCGTTTACTTTATGCTCATTTACGCCGAGCAGTGCGATCGCAAGGTTTTACAATCACTGAGATCTTAGTCGTTTTAATTGTGGCAGGGATTCTAGCCGCGATCGCAGGACCTAGCGTGGCTGGTTTTTTGGGTCAGCAAGAGCTAGATCAAGCTACTTCAGAAGTACAGTCAGCCATTCTAGAGATGCAACGTGAAGCTCAGCGGTTAAATCGAACCTGTACCTTGAAAGCCACTGATCTTGTTGCTGGTGGAATTAACCGTGATACAACAGCAGCACCCACGGGGAATTGTCTTTTACGTAGTCGTAGCTTTGCTAGAAATCAAATCACAGTAGCTCAGAATCTAAGTTCAAACGTACTCGCATATCCCAGCGGCAATGTTTACTGGACAGGTAATGCAACCCAAGAAATTCGCTTGAGTAGTACATTAACGCCAGTACAACGCTGTGTCGTTCTTGCACGACCCCTAGGGCTAGTCAGAACTGGTACTGTGCAAAGCGGTAGCTGTCGAACTTCAAGCTAG
- the psb28 gene encoding photosystem II reaction center protein Psb28 — MTDVLPTIELFDGIAEELDNVSLRRDRQSGTRNVLLRFRALKALDRFNSFRSRFSKAIRLTDSEGAIELWPDSSKLVFGGDDGDELDRVEFVVPIDNEDHWQRFMRFMERYAAANDMTYGDRQA; from the coding sequence ATGACCGACGTACTGCCCACGATCGAACTGTTTGATGGCATCGCTGAAGAACTCGATAACGTCAGCTTGCGGCGCGATCGCCAATCCGGCACCCGCAATGTCTTGCTCCGCTTCCGTGCCCTCAAAGCCCTTGATCGCTTCAATAGTTTCCGAAGCCGCTTTTCCAAAGCGATTCGCCTCACCGATAGTGAAGGGGCAATCGAACTTTGGCCCGACTCCTCCAAGTTGGTGTTTGGCGGTGATGACGGCGATGAACTGGACCGCGTCGAGTTTGTCGTCCCGATCGACAATGAAGACCACTGGCAACGCTTCATGCGATTTATGGAGCGCTACGCTGCGGCCAATGACATGACCTACGGCGATCGCCAGGCATAA
- a CDS encoding thylakoid membrane protein ThyD, translated as MKIAITGATGFVGQRLVERLQAEGHELRILSQRPTVAQQLTGCQVFDTATETSWLAALEGADAVVNLAGEPIAEQRWTPAQKQRLKNSRVQTTRALVTAITAATQKPQVLVTASAIGYYGTSETAQFTEESAAGQDYLAEICQAWEQEAQAVTVSGTRLVTLRIGIVVGPGGAIGKMLGPFKLFAGGPIGSGRQWVSWIQREDLVSLILEAIANPSYQGTYNATAPQAVRMADLSATLGEVLQRPSWLPVPAFALEALLGEGALLVLEGQQVLPKRLEAAGFQFRYPDLKSALQQFLP; from the coding sequence GTGAAGATTGCGATTACGGGTGCGACAGGCTTCGTTGGGCAGCGCTTAGTCGAACGACTGCAGGCCGAGGGTCACGAACTGCGCATTCTCAGTCAGCGACCGACTGTGGCGCAGCAACTGACGGGCTGCCAAGTCTTCGATACTGCGACTGAAACGAGCTGGTTAGCAGCGCTAGAAGGTGCTGATGCAGTCGTCAATTTAGCGGGGGAACCGATCGCAGAACAACGCTGGACACCAGCCCAAAAACAACGCCTTAAAAACAGTCGTGTTCAAACCACTCGGGCCTTGGTGACTGCGATCACGGCCGCAACCCAGAAACCCCAAGTCCTCGTCACTGCCTCTGCGATCGGCTACTACGGCACCAGCGAAACGGCGCAATTTACGGAGGAGAGTGCTGCTGGACAGGATTACCTCGCGGAAATTTGCCAAGCCTGGGAACAGGAGGCGCAAGCGGTAACAGTGAGTGGGACCCGTTTGGTGACCCTGCGAATTGGAATTGTTGTTGGCCCAGGTGGCGCGATCGGCAAAATGCTTGGTCCCTTCAAGCTGTTTGCTGGTGGCCCGATCGGCAGCGGTCGGCAGTGGGTCTCTTGGATTCAACGAGAAGACTTGGTCTCGCTGATTCTGGAAGCGATCGCTAATCCCAGCTATCAAGGGACTTACAACGCCACAGCGCCACAGGCAGTGCGAATGGCTGACCTCAGTGCCACCCTTGGTGAAGTCCTACAGCGGCCATCTTGGTTGCCAGTGCCGGCGTTTGCCCTCGAAGCACTCCTGGGTGAAGGGGCGCTACTAGTTCTGGAAGGTCAGCAAGTGCTGCCCAAACGCTTGGAAGCCGCGGGTTTTCAATTCCGCTATCCCGATCTGAAATCAGCGCTGCAGCAATTCCTGCCCTAG
- the argH gene encoding argininosuccinate lyase, with product MTQAAAPQPWSDRFETALHPAIVVFNASIGFDLALIEYDLTGSQAHAQMLAEQDIISREEGEAIVAGLEQIRSEYRTGQFQPGLDAEDVHFAVERRLTELLGDVGKKLHTARSRNDQVGTDTRLYLRDRVDHIRQQLRDYQRVLLSQAEQHLETLIPGYTHLQRAQPLSLAHHLHAYLEMAERDWERLGDLRKRLNTSPLGAGALAGTTFPIDRQRTAALLGFERIYANSLDAVSDRDSLVEFLAAASLIMVHLSRLAEEVILWASEEFRFVRLSDRCATGSSITPQKKNPDVPELVRGKTGRVFGHLQALLVVLKGLPLAYNKDLQEDKEGLFDAVQTVESCLEAMTILFAEGLSFQPDRLAAAVEADFSNATDVADYLAARGVPFREAYNLVGRVVRTCLEQGKLLKDLSLAEWQALHPQFEADIYTAIAPQQVVAARNSLGGTGFEQVRSALASVRQRLEATC from the coding sequence GTGACCCAAGCTGCTGCCCCACAACCCTGGAGCGATCGCTTCGAGACAGCGCTCCATCCAGCGATCGTGGTTTTCAATGCCAGTATCGGTTTTGATCTGGCGCTGATCGAATATGACCTCACGGGGTCCCAGGCGCATGCGCAAATGCTGGCAGAGCAAGACATCATCAGCCGCGAGGAAGGTGAGGCGATCGTCGCTGGGCTTGAGCAGATTCGCAGTGAATATCGCACCGGTCAATTCCAGCCAGGATTGGATGCTGAGGATGTCCACTTTGCGGTGGAACGGCGACTGACAGAACTCCTCGGCGATGTTGGTAAAAAGCTCCACACCGCCCGATCGCGCAATGACCAAGTGGGTACAGATACGCGGCTCTATCTGCGCGACCGCGTCGATCACATTCGTCAGCAATTGCGTGACTATCAGCGTGTTCTACTGAGCCAAGCCGAGCAACACCTTGAGACATTAATTCCGGGCTATACCCACCTGCAACGCGCCCAGCCCTTGAGCTTGGCACATCATCTCCATGCCTACTTAGAGATGGCAGAGCGTGATTGGGAACGATTAGGCGACCTGCGCAAGCGCCTGAATACCTCTCCTTTGGGCGCAGGGGCCTTGGCGGGGACAACTTTCCCAATCGATCGCCAGCGCACGGCGGCATTACTCGGCTTTGAACGCATCTACGCCAACAGCTTGGATGCCGTCAGCGATCGCGATAGTCTCGTGGAATTTCTGGCAGCCGCCAGCTTGATCATGGTGCACCTCAGCCGCTTGGCTGAGGAAGTGATCCTCTGGGCTTCGGAGGAGTTTCGCTTTGTTCGCCTCAGCGATCGCTGCGCCACTGGCTCCAGTATCACGCCGCAGAAGAAAAATCCTGATGTGCCAGAGCTAGTGCGGGGCAAGACGGGACGGGTGTTTGGGCATCTGCAAGCGCTGCTCGTCGTTTTGAAAGGCTTACCGTTGGCCTACAACAAGGACTTGCAGGAAGACAAAGAAGGCTTGTTTGACGCAGTGCAAACCGTGGAAAGCTGCCTCGAAGCCATGACGATTTTGTTTGCAGAAGGTCTGAGCTTCCAGCCCGATCGCCTAGCGGCAGCGGTCGAAGCCGATTTTTCCAATGCTACAGATGTCGCAGACTACTTGGCAGCGCGGGGTGTGCCTTTCCGAGAAGCCTACAACCTCGTCGGTCGCGTGGTGCGCACCTGTTTGGAGCAAGGCAAACTCCTGAAGGATTTGAGCTTGGCTGAATGGCAGGCTCTACACCCGCAGTTTGAAGCCGACATCTACACAGCGATCGCACCGCAACAGGTTGTTGCAGCCCGCAACAGCTTGGGTGGCACGGGTTTTGAGCAAGTACGATCAGCCTTGGCCTCTGTGCGGCAACGCTTGGAAGCCACTTGTTAA